From Juglans regia cultivar Chandler chromosome 6, Walnut 2.0, whole genome shotgun sequence, the proteins below share one genomic window:
- the LOC108995548 gene encoding phosphatidylinositol transfer protein 3, which translates to MFGRWKNSHHDQENDQLQPELKVNELKTAIGPLSGRSLQYCTVACYKRYLEARNWNVDKSKKMLEETLNWRSTYKPEEIQWNEVAMEGETGKVYRANFHDRHGRTVLILRPGMQNTKSLDNQMRHLVYLIENAILNLPEGQEQMSWLIDFTGWSISNSVPVKSARDTVNILQNHYPERLGIAFLYNPPRIFEAFWKIVKYFLDAKTFQKVKFVYPKNNDSVELMRSYFDEENLPKEFGGKAMLNYDHEEFTKQMTQDDAKSAALWGFENKLQHAGNGYSGAEVAPEPVSLAPLAG; encoded by the exons ATGTTTGGTCGTTGGAAAAATTCTCATCATGATCAGGAGAATGATCAGCTGCAACCTGAGTTAAAG GTCAATGAACTTAAGACTGCAATCGGACCCCTATCTGGACGTAGTTTACAGTATTGCACTGTAGCATGCTATAAAAGATATTTGGAAGCTCGGAACTGGAATGTAGAcaaatcaaagaaaatgttGGAAGAGACACTCAATTGGAGATCAACCTATAAACCTGAGGAAATCCAGTGG AATGAAGTTGCAATGGAGGGTGAGACTGGAAAAGTATACAGAGCAAATTTTCATGACCGACATGGGAGGACCGTTCTTATTTTGAGACCTGGAATGCAG AACACTAAATCTTTAGACAATCAGATGCGACATCTAGTTTATCTCATAGAGAACGCCATTCTTAACCTTCCAGAGGGTCAAGAACAGATGTCATGGTTGATAGACTTCACTGGGTGGTCTATAAGCAACTCTGTGCCCGTTAAATCTGCTCGAGATACTGTCAATATTTTGCAGAACCACTATCCTGAGAGGCTAGGCATAGCATTTCTGTACAATCCCCCACGGATTTTTGAGGCATTTTGGAAG ATTGTCAAGTACTTCTTGGATGCCAAGACATTCCAGAAGGTGAAGTTTGTGTACCCTAAAAATAATGATAGTGTGGAGCTCATGAGGTCGTATTTCGACGAGGAAAATCTTCCTAAAGAGTTTGGGGGAAAAGCCATGCTAAATTATGACCATGAGGAGTTCACTAAACAAATGACTCAGGATGATGCCAAATCCGCTGCCTTGTGGGGATTTGAAAACAAGCTACAACATGCTGGAAATGGATATTCAGGAGCAGAGGTGGCTCCAGAGCCAGTGTCTCTTGCACCACTGGCCGGATGA
- the LOC108995565 gene encoding uncharacterized protein LOC108995565, with the protein MASGVKTTGMEVRGRGRTTGMELCVVVEKRERFAGSSIQRTGFVWVRGLKGEDNGDLTFTSTFQDRFSKCSWIGFGLDFPSHHQTLKESFQLKKPKKHNIPPLVCKTNSLQCTYILLFLLPKECRTETSNCKSNMAKRSDFAQKLLDDLRLRKERIAASQSSNRSKPKAIDAYAYSKQTHKGSRDMKTLETNGARATNIHNRSSGSNRFSIIEEASKQIVPYARGQSSEQIGNLSMALTFAIENGRILQTDASGNNPMLGFLHQIGRRSRDIGKIERSSADRQRPSSNCFPTLSHLHIEEISKGAQKLNQILKACSGGLNFDRYSIEIGKELLKGAMDLEESLRMLVNLQEASEHMVNPNRKNRIVLLEEDEDNEDNISRVAEQKQLDRPRFSFDKSSRHSPNIQEVERNTVKQRLKALTCATEATNYNLESQALITFKSASQKQSASYGPDIKILSAFPQQKNHSSSSQSKPEKGRISSVIAKLMGLDDIPHQGDTKITRKTDLNPKQKTEGVPLQHTARGNTKNAILKTKDTTNLEPPKRQKVIDAKRNHVMLDPTFVLRGGKNLPTRNSSIEAIIHNENSLQKDLERIQPGTSSEKATLKTEKQQNKIAQLNQNARSQKNIQDKERKQDDIKNREQKGTGMGKTKEPVSRQEMRQMEAQALKRSEAAVILQGKTGYKESTLQPEKRYVNKLLLSNNQEKSQNSPGLQQSYILQKPEQQGEKNQGEEREQQGTNQKLQMSKQRGRGLIFKSSAKPPSDVTNLQKKHQHMNQATSSKKGSTEAIHAAQSEGFPNGSYREDLVAEESSPDLNFHMKALENRNSEKKFSPTDPESQLVREKARIPPFMEAKPVYVPATQKEKNTKAHKSETPRKIDEVATRRNGTLQNFVRSSKHQSSILQEVKPRRNEKFSDYIGVEQVRANMSKEAESHIVKSNKSASSIQPLNVAQLMKEAEKAFPMYSPPEDGCQSLEEPVLPPKGSSQNMLSKISYDQEDRAPAFDGDGLKGCKFTTNSISGTIGESRDISYASLLDHRKVPKSGMHEPLTESENFLKQILITSELFLNTAEALFKLNIPFDVLHASGTHDYQDEDSKLILDCGYEVMRRKGRRQELTVNPCMKLSIHATKVKSLEGLIKQLHKDCETLKLYGRNGNPKADIEDYLPKMLEIDVHNGDPDVNCMWDVGWNDMVFALLEKGDVIRDVEKHVLSGLIEDITRDLLPDRAQSKRTP; encoded by the exons ATGGCCTCAGGGGTGAAGACGACGGGGATGGAGGttagggggagagggaggacgaCGGGGATGGAGCTTTGCGTGGTTGTGGAGAAAAGAGAACGGTTCGCGGGTTCGTCGATCCAAAGAACAGGGTTCGTGTGGGTTCGCGGCCTCAAGGGTGAAGACAATGG agatctaaCGTTCACGTCAACCTTTCAGGATAGATTTTCAAAGTGCTCTTGGATTGGCTTTGGACTGGACTTCCCCTCCCACCACCAAACTCTGAAAGAGTCCTTCCAActaaaaaaaccaaagaaacaCAACATTCCTCCCCTTGTCTGCAAAACAAATAGCCTGCAATGTACatacattcttttatttttgctgCCAAAAGAGTGCCGCACTGAGACATCCAATTGCAAGAGCAATATGGCGAAGAGATCAGATTTTGCACAGAAGCTGCTGGATGATCTCCGGCTACGCAAGGAACGAATAGCCGCATCTCAAAGCTCAAATCGTTCAAAACCAAAGGCTATAG ATGCTTATGCTTACTCCAAGCAGACCCATAAAGGATCCAGGGACATGAAAACACTTGAAACT AATGGTGCCAGAGCAACAAACATACATAATAGATCTAGTGGAAGCAATAGATTTTCCATCATTGAAGAAGCTTCAAAACAGATTGTTCCTTATGCAAGAGGTCAGAGCTCAGAACAAATAGGGAATCTGTCCATGGCTCTCACTTTTGCCATTGAGAATGGAAGAATTCTACAAACAGATGCCTCAGGCAATAATCCCATGTTGGGTTTTCTGCACCAAATTGGTAGGAGATCCAGAGACATTGGCAAGATTGAGAGAAGCAGTGCAGATAGACAAAGGCCTTCCAGTAATTGCTTCCCTACTCTTTCTCACCTCCATATTGAAGAAATATCAAAAGGGGCACAGAAGCTAAACCAGATTCTAAAAGCCTGCTCTGGTGGCCTTAATTTTGATAGATATTCAATAGAAATTGGGAAGGAACTGTTAAAAGGGGCTATGGATTTGGAAGAGTCTTTGCGGATGCTAGTAAACTTGCAAGAAGCTTCCGAACACATGGTCAACCCAAACAGGAAAAATCGGATTGTATTGCTGGAGGAGGATGAAGACAATGAAGACAACATTAGCAGAGTAGCTGAGCAGAAGCAGCTTGACCGACCAAGGTTCTCCTTTGACAAGTCCTCAAGGCATTCTCCTAACATCCAAGAAGTCGAAAGGAATACTGTCAAGCAAAGGCTGAAAGCTCTGACTTGCGCTACAGAAGCTACTAACTACAACCTTGAAAGTCAAGCACTAATTACTTTTAAATCTGCTTCTCAAAAGCAATCAGCTAGCTATGGCCCTGATATAAAGATTCTTAGTGCATTCCCACAACAGAAGAATCACTCAAGTTCATCTCAATCCAAACCAGAAAAGGGGAGGATTTCAAGTGTGATTGCAAAATTAATGGGGCTTGATGATATTCCACATCAAGGAGACACAAAAATCACCAGAAAGACAGATTTGAATCCCAAGCAAAAAACAGAAGGGGTGCCCTTACAGCACACGGCACGTGGAAACACCAAGAATGCAATACTGAAGACCAAAGATACTACTAATCTTGAACCTCCCAAAAGACAAAAAGTGATAGATGCTAAAAGGAATCATGTGATGCTGGACCCAACCTTTGTGTTGAGAGGAGGGAAAAACCTGCCTACACGAAATTCCAGCATTGAGGCGATTATTCATAATGAGAACTCACTGCAAAAAGACTTGGAAAGAATTCAACCTGGGACAAGCTCAGAGAAGGCCACCCTAAAAACTGAAAAGCAGCAAAACAAGATAGCCCAGTTAAATCAGAATGCCCGAAGTCAAAAGAATATTCAGGACAAAGAGAGAAAACAGGATGACATAAAGAACAGGGAACAGAAAGGCACAGGAATGGGCAAAACCAAGGAACCAGTTTCAAGGCAAGAGATGCGGCAGATGGAAGCACAGGCACTTAAAAGATCAGAAGCTGCAGTAATACTGCAAGGAAAAACAGGGTACAAAGAATCCACGCTTCAACCAGAAAAGAGATATGTTAACAAGCTTCTTCTCTCAAACAACCAAGAAAAGTCTCAGAACAGTCCCGGATTACAACAATCGTATATTCTCCAGAAACCAGAGCAACAAGGAGAAAAGAAtcagggagaagagagagaacaGCAGGGTACAAACCAAAAATTGCAGATGAGTAAACAAAGAGGAAGAGGACTGATATTTAAGAGTTCAGCAAAACCCCCATCTGATGTGACAAATTTGCAAAAGAAACACCAACATATGAACCAGGCCACATCAAGTAAGAAAGGCTCTACAGAAGCTATTCATGCAGCGCAGTCCGAAGGATTTCCAAATGGCAGTTACCGTGAAGATCTGGTTGCCGAAGAAAGTTCTCCTGACTTAAACTTCCACATGAAAGCTTTAGAGAATAGGAACTCAGAAAAGAAATTTTCTCCAACAGACCCAGAATCTCAACTGGTAAGGGAAAAAGCTCGCATTCCACCATTTATGGAGGCAAAACCTGTTTACGTACCAGCCacacagaaggaaaaaaataccaAAGCACATAAAAGTGAGACCCCAAGAAAGATTGATGAAGTAGCAACCAGGAGAAATGGAACACTACAAAACTTTGTAAGGTCATCAAAACATCAGAGCTCCATTTTGCAAGAAGTGAAACCAAGAAGGAATGAAAAATTCAGTGATTATATAGGAGTTGAACAAGTTAGAGCCAACATGTCTAAAGAAGCAGAATCACATATTGTCAAATCCAACAAATCAGCATCAAGCATCCAACCATTGAATGTGGCACAACTAATGAAAGAAGCTGAAAAAGCTTTCCCAATGTACAGCCCTCCAGAAGATGGATGCCAAAGCCTAGAAGAACCAGTTCTACCTCCAAAAGGAAGC AGTCAAAACATGCTCTCAAAAATTAGTTATGATCAGGAAGATCGTGCGCCAGCTTTTGATGGAGATGGACTCAAGGGCTGCAAATTTACAACAAATTCAATTTCTG GAACCATTGGAGAGAGCAGAGACATCTCTTACGCCTCACTACTAGATCACCGTAAAGTTCCCAAATCAGGAATGCATGAGCCATTAACAGAAAGTGAAAACTTCCTAAAGCAGATACTGATAACAAGTGAACTATTCCTAAACACAGCGGAGGCACTTTTCAAGCTAAACATTCCTTTTGATGTTCTTCATGCCAGTGGCACTCACGACTATCAAGACGAAGATAGCAAGCTCATATTAGATTGCGGGTATGAAGTAATGAGACGCAAAGGAAGACGACAAGAGCTCACCGTTAATCCTTGCATGAAGTTATCAATCCATGCCACAAAAGTAAAATCCTTGGAGGGTTTGATCAAGCAGTTGCATAAGGATTGTGAGACGTTGAAATTATATGGAAGGAATGGGAACCCCAAAGCTGACATCGAAGATTATTTACCTAAAATGCTTGAGATCGATGTCCACAATGGTGATCCTGACGTGAATTGTATGTGGGACGTGGGATGGAATGACATGGTGTTTGCTTTGCTAGAAAAAGGCGATGTTATCAGGGATGTGGAAAAGCATGTGCTCAGTGGGCTCATCGAAGATATCACCAGGGATCTCTTACCTGATCGTGCTCAATCGAAAAGAACACCATGA